The genomic region CCGTCGACTTCGAAAAAGTCGGCACCGAATACTTCCAACAACGTGAACTGAAAAAAGGTGCCGCCGGCTGGGTACTGCTGGTGGGCCTTGGCGTTGCCTATGTGATCTCCGGCGATTACGCCGGCTGGAACTTCGGCCTGGCCCAGGGTGGCTGGGGCGGCATGTTCCTCGCCACCTTGCTGATGGCGACGATGTACCTGTGCATGTGCTTTTCCCTTGCAGAACTGTCGTCCATGATCCCCACCGCCGGCGGTGGCTACGGTTTTGCCCGCAGCGCCTTTGGCCCTTGGGGCGGGTTTCTCACGGGTACCGCGATCCTCATCGAATACGCCATCGCCCCTGCGGCCATCGCGGTATTTATCGGCGCCTATTGCGAGTCACTGTTCGGCATTGGCGGCTGGATGATCTACCTGGCGTTCTACATCATCTTTATCGGCATCCACATCTTTGGCGTGGGCGAAGCCTTGAAACTGATGTTCGTGATCACCGCCGTCGCCGCAATTGCCCTGGGCGTGTTCCTGGTGTCGATGGTGCCGCACTTCAACGTCGCCAACCTGCTGGACATTCCGGTGACCGAAGCCAAGGGCGCCAGCAGCTTCCTACCGTTCGGCTACGTCGGCGTGTGGGCGGCGATCCCTTATGCCATCTGGTTTTTCCTCGCGGTGGAAGGCGTTCCATTGGCCGCCGAAGAAACCAAGAACCCGAAACGCGACCTGCCCCGCGGCCTGATCGGCGCCATTGTTGTGCTGACCAGTTTTGCCCTGCTGATTCTGGTGATCGCGCCGGGCGGTGCGGGCACTTACGCGCTGATCAAATCCGGCAACCCGCTGGTTGAAGCACTGGCGTTGTCCTACGGCGGTTCGACCTGGATGGGCAGCTTCGTCAACCTGGTCGGCTTGGCCGGCTTGATTGCGAGCTTTTTCTCGATCATCTACGCCTATTCGCGGCAGATCTTTGCCTTGTCCCGCGCCGGCTACCTGCCGCGCAAACTGTCCGAGACCAACAAGAGCAAGGCGCCGGTGCTGGCGTTGGTGATCCCCGGGATTATCGGTTTTGGCCTGTCGCTGACCGGCCAGGGTGACTTGCTGATTTTGGTGGCGGTGTTTGGCGCGACGATTTCCTACGTGCTGATGATGGCCGCGCACATCACCCTACGCATCCGTCGCCCCAAAATGGACCGACCGTACCGCACGCCGGGCGGCATCTTCACCTCGGGCGTGGCGCTGGTACTGGCCTGCGTGGCCGTGGTGGCGGGCTTCCTGGTAGATCCACGAGTGGTGATTGGCGCCGCGGTCATCTATGGAGTATTAATTGCTTACTTTGCTTTCTACAGCCGGCATCACTTGGTAGCAGGCACGCCGGAAGAGGAATTCGCGGCGATCCAGGCCGCAGAGGCCGCCTTGCACTGATTGCCGAAAACCTCGACGCGGGCGCGTACTCTATGTTTGCCCGCGTCATCCAGGAGACACTGTATGGCAAGCTTTTCCCACGCGGTGGGTGCCCTCACCTACCGCTTCGACGACCTCAAGGACGTGATGGCCAAGGCCAGCCCCGCCCGCTCCGGGGACTTCCTCGCCGGTGTCGCCGCACAGAACGACGGTGAACGGGTGGCGGCGCAGATGGCGCTGGCGAATATCCCGCTCAAGCACTTCCTGCAGGAAGCACTGATTCCCTATGAAAGCGATGAAGTCACCCGGCTGATCATCGACACCCACGATAAACAGGCGTTTGCGCCGGTCAGCCACCTCACCGTCGGCGGCCTGCGCGACTGGCTGCTTAGTGATGCCGCCGATGAACACGCCCTGCGTGCATTGGCGCCAGGGCTGACCCCGGAAATGGCCGCCGCCGTGTCCAAGATCATGCGCGTGCAGGACCTTGTGCTGGTGGCGCAAAAGATCCGCGTGGTTACCCAGTTTCGCGGCACCATGGGATTGCGCGGGCGCCTGTCCACACGCTTGCAGCCCAACCACCCCACCGATGAACCGGCAGGCATCGCCGCGAGCATTCTCGACGGCCTGCTCTACGGCAACGGCGACGCCATGATCGGCATCAACCCGGCCACCGACAGCATCGCCTCGATCTGCGCCATGCTGGAGATGCTCGACGCGATCATCCAGCGCTACGAAATCCCCACCCAGGCCTGCGTGCTGACCCACGTCACCACTTCCATCGAGGCGATCAACCGGGGCGTGCCCCTGGACCTGGTGTTCCAGTCGATTGCCGGCACCGAGGCGGCCAACGCCAGTTTCGGCATCAGCCTGAGCGTGCTGCAGGAAGGTTACGACGCCGGCCTGAGCCTCAAGCGCGGCACCCTGGGGCAGAACCTGATGTACTTCGAAACCGGCCAGGGCAGCGCCTTGTCGGCCAATGCGCATTTTGGCGTCGACCAGCAAACCTGTGAAACCCGCGCCTACGCCGTGGCGCGGCACTTCAAGCCATTTTTGGTGAACACCGTGGTCGGCTTTATCGGCCCGGAGTACCTGTACAACGGCAAGCAGATCATCCGTGCCGGCCTCGAAGACCACTTTTGCGGCAAGCTGCTCGGCGTGCCCATGGGTTGCGATATCTGCTACACCAACCACGCCGAAGCCGACCAGGACGACATGGACACCCTGCTGACCCTGCTGGGTGTGGCCGGTATCAACTTCATCATGGGCATTCCCGGTTCCGACGACATCATGCTCAACTACCAGACCACCTCGTTCCACGACGCTCTGTACGCCCGTCAGACCTTGGGTTTAAAACCGGCGCCGGAGTTTGAACAGTGGCTGGCGAAAATGGGCATCTTCACGCAAGAAGGCGGCAAGGTGCACTTCGGCAACAGCCTGCCACCGGCGTTTCGCCATGCCTTGGCGCAACTGGGATGAAGGAGCCGACCGTGCAACCAGAATTGCCTGACAACCCGTGGCTGGAACTGCGCCGCCTGACCCCGGCGCGCATCGCATTGGGCCGCACTGGCACCAGCATTCCCACCAGCGCCCAGCTGGACTTCCAGTTTGCCCACGCCCAGGCGCGGGATGCGGTGCACCTGCCCTTCGATCACGCCGGGCTCAGCAGCCAATTCGCCGAACGCGGCCGCGACAGCCTGCTGCTGCACAGCGCCGCCCCCGACCGGCACATCTACCTGCAACGCCCGGACCTTGGGCGGCGCTTGAGCGATGAGTCGGCCCAGACCTTGCGCGACTACGCCTTGGCACATCCCGGTGGGGTGGACTTGGCGATTGTGGTGGCCGATGGTCTGTCGGCGCTGGCGGTGCATAAACATACCGCGCCATTTCTGGCACGCCTGGAAGAACAGACCCACGCCGAAGGCTGGTCCTTGTCACCGGTAATTCTGGTGGAACAAGGCCGCGTGGCGGTGGCCGACGAGATCGGGCAACTGCTCGGGGCCAAAATGGTGGTGATCCTCATCGGCGAACGCCCGGGGCTCAGTTCGCCGGACAGTCTGGGCCTGTATTTCACCTACAACCCCAAGGTCGGCCTCACCGACGCCTATCGCAACTGCATCTCCAATGTGCGGCTGGAAGGCTTGAGTTATGGCATGGCGGCCCATCGTCTGCTGTACCTGATGCGCGAGGCGTGTCGCCGGCAGTTGTCGGGGGTCAATCTCAAGGACGAGGCGCAGGTTCAGACCCTCG from Pseudomonas synxantha harbors:
- a CDS encoding ethanolamine ammonia-lyase subunit EutB, with product MASFSHAVGALTYRFDDLKDVMAKASPARSGDFLAGVAAQNDGERVAAQMALANIPLKHFLQEALIPYESDEVTRLIIDTHDKQAFAPVSHLTVGGLRDWLLSDAADEHALRALAPGLTPEMAAAVSKIMRVQDLVLVAQKIRVVTQFRGTMGLRGRLSTRLQPNHPTDEPAGIAASILDGLLYGNGDAMIGINPATDSIASICAMLEMLDAIIQRYEIPTQACVLTHVTTSIEAINRGVPLDLVFQSIAGTEAANASFGISLSVLQEGYDAGLSLKRGTLGQNLMYFETGQGSALSANAHFGVDQQTCETRAYAVARHFKPFLVNTVVGFIGPEYLYNGKQIIRAGLEDHFCGKLLGVPMGCDICYTNHAEADQDDMDTLLTLLGVAGINFIMGIPGSDDIMLNYQTTSFHDALYARQTLGLKPAPEFEQWLAKMGIFTQEGGKVHFGNSLPPAFRHALAQLG
- the eat gene encoding ethanolamine permease, with product MPSEPTGSSVDFEKVGTEYFQQRELKKGAAGWVLLVGLGVAYVISGDYAGWNFGLAQGGWGGMFLATLLMATMYLCMCFSLAELSSMIPTAGGGYGFARSAFGPWGGFLTGTAILIEYAIAPAAIAVFIGAYCESLFGIGGWMIYLAFYIIFIGIHIFGVGEALKLMFVITAVAAIALGVFLVSMVPHFNVANLLDIPVTEAKGASSFLPFGYVGVWAAIPYAIWFFLAVEGVPLAAEETKNPKRDLPRGLIGAIVVLTSFALLILVIAPGGAGTYALIKSGNPLVEALALSYGGSTWMGSFVNLVGLAGLIASFFSIIYAYSRQIFALSRAGYLPRKLSETNKSKAPVLALVIPGIIGFGLSLTGQGDLLILVAVFGATISYVLMMAAHITLRIRRPKMDRPYRTPGGIFTSGVALVLACVAVVAGFLVDPRVVIGAAVIYGVLIAYFAFYSRHHLVAGTPEEEFAAIQAAEAALH
- the eutC gene encoding ethanolamine ammonia-lyase subunit EutC; the encoded protein is MKEPTVQPELPDNPWLELRRLTPARIALGRTGTSIPTSAQLDFQFAHAQARDAVHLPFDHAGLSSQFAERGRDSLLLHSAAPDRHIYLQRPDLGRRLSDESAQTLRDYALAHPGGVDLAIVVADGLSALAVHKHTAPFLARLEEQTHAEGWSLSPVILVEQGRVAVADEIGQLLGAKMVVILIGERPGLSSPDSLGLYFTYNPKVGLTDAYRNCISNVRLEGLSYGMAAHRLLYLMREACRRQLSGVNLKDEAQVQTLETDDPDLMKGNFLLSPPADR